A stretch of the Conger conger chromosome 3, fConCon1.1, whole genome shotgun sequence genome encodes the following:
- the LOC133123545 gene encoding uncharacterized protein LOC133123545: protein MDVVQPIALVTAQRGDTVTLPCFHSHAFITCVSWFKQRLGQKPQLVALSLKHRSGAVFLNEFGNIIRFSANTTKGIFNLTISQVEPSDSATYYCAIIHYNEVTFGNGTTLMLTGPESQNRTVVLQQPESESVQPGDSVTLQCTVHTETCAGEHSVYWFRQASGESPPGIIHTHGHRSDECQRSSGTVSPTQSCVYNFPKRNLSLSDAGTYYCAVATCGEILFGNGTKLHAEEAKVPFFIVIIASVVLALSLIVNVALLCTRRKREVCEHCTGNPLPKSQHDTTHDSREQCPSEDVLNYAALSFSNKNAKSRPKRRDPRQEPIYSGVRNHDWS from the exons ATGGATGTAGTTCAGCCAATCGCACTGGTGACAGCTCAGCGTGGAGACACTGTGACTCTACCATGTTTCCACTCTCATGCCTTTATCACCTGTGTCAGCTGGTTTAAGCAACGCcttggacagaagcctcagcTTGTAGCCCTGTCATTGAAACATCGATCAGGTGCTGTATTTTTGAATGAGTTTGGAAACATCATACGTTTCAGTGCTAACACAACAAAGGGGATCTTTAACCTGACTATCTCACAAGTAGAGCCGTCTGATTCAGCAACATACTACTGTGCTATTATACACTACAATGAGGTCACCTTTGGAAATGGAACTACTTTAATGTTGACag GGCCAGAGTCCCAGAACAGGACAGTAGTTCTCcagcagcccgagtctgagtcagtgcagccaggagactctgtgactctgcagtgtacagtgcacactgagacctgtgcaggagaacacagtgtgtaCTGGTTCAGACAGGCCTCAGGAGAGtcccctccaggaatcattcacacccatggacacaggagtgatgagtgccagaggagctctgggactgtgtctcccacacagagctgtgtctacaacttccccaagaggaacctcagcctctctgatgctgggacttactactgtgctgtggccacctgtggggagatcctgtttgggaacgGGACCAAGCTGCATGCAGAGG AAGCAAAGGTCCCTTTCTTTATTGTCATCATCGCTTCTGTGGTGTTGGCATTGAGCCTGATTGTGAATGTCGCTCTTCTCTGCACTCGGAGGAAGAGAGAAGTTTGCGAGCACTGTACAG GTAACCCTCTGCCTAAAAGCCAGCATGACACCACCCACGATTCAAGAGAACAG TGCCCTAGTGAAGACGTCCTGAACTATGCTGCTCTGAGCTTCTCTAATAAGAATGCAAAATCCAGGCCCAAGAGGAGAGACCCGAGGCAAGAGCCCATCTATTCTGGTGTGAGGAATCACGACTGGAGCTGA